The following coding sequences are from one Microtus pennsylvanicus isolate mMicPen1 chromosome 1, mMicPen1.hap1, whole genome shotgun sequence window:
- the Camk2n2 gene encoding calcium/calmodulin-dependent protein kinase II inhibitor 2: MSEILPYGEDKMGRFGADPEGSDLSFSCRLQDTNSFFAGNQAKRPPKLGQIGRAKRVVIEDDRIDDVLKGMGEKPPSGV; the protein is encoded by the exons ATGTCCGAGATCCTACCCTACGGTGAGGACAAGATGGGCCGCTTCGGCGCAGACCCCGAGGGCTCCGACCTCTCTTTCAGCTGCCGCCTGCAGGACACCAACTCCTTCTTCGCTGGCAACCAGGCCAAGCGGCCCCCCAAGCTGGGCCAGATCGGCCGAGCCAAGAGAG TGGTGATCGAGGATGACCGGATAGACGACGTGCtgaaggggatgggggagaagcCTCCGTCCGGAGTGTAG
- the Ece2 gene encoding endothelin-converting enzyme 2 isoform X7 produces the protein MASLRTSVSSPELPEQNFQYREVQYWDQRYKDATDSGPYEWFGDFASFRALLEPELCPEDRILVLGCGNSALSYELFLGGFPNVTSVDYSPVVVAAMQVRYAHVPSLRWETMDVRALDFPGDSFDVVLEKGTLDALLAGERDPWNVSSEGVHTVDQVLTEVSRVLVPGGRFISMTSAGPHFRSRHYAQSHYGWSLRHTTYGSGFHFHFYVMQKGRELSVTQLALGAQLLSPPSPPASPCFLQDSDNEDFLSAIHL, from the exons atggcctctcttcggACTTCCGTGTCCTCTCCGGAGTTACCCGAGCAGAACTTCCAGTACCGCGAAGTCCAATACTGGGACCAGCGCTACAAAGATGCAACCGATTCTGGACCCTACGAATGGTTCGGGGACTTCGCTTCCTTCCGTGCCCTCTTAGAGCCGGAGCTGTGTCCTGAGGACCGTATCCTCGTGCTAG GCTGTGGGAACAGTGCTCTGAGCTACGAGCTATTCCTTGGCGGCTTCCCTAACGTGACCAGTGTGGATTACTCTCCAGTCGTGGTGGCAGCTATGCAAGTTCGCTACGCCCACGTGCCCAGTCTACGCTGGGAGACCATGGATGTGCGAGCGCTGGATTTCCCTGGTGACTCCTTTGATGTTGTACTCGAGAAGGGTACACTGGACGCCTTGCTGGCAGGGGAGCGGGACCCCTGGAATGTTTCTTCTGAAGGTGTCCACACTGTGGACCAGGTGCTGACTGAG GTGAGTCGGGTGCTGGTTCCTGGAGGCCGGTTCATCTCAATGACTTCTGCGGGTCCCCACTTTCGGAGCAGACACTATGCTCAGTCCCATTATGGCTGGTCACTGAGGCACACAACCTATGGCAGTGGTTTTCACTTCCACTTCTACGTCATGCAGAAGGGCAGAGAGCTCAGCGTGACCCAGTTGGCCCTGGGGGCCCAGCTCCTGTCACCccccagtcctcctgcctcaccctgctTCCTCCAAGACTCAGATAACGAAGACTTTCTCAGTGCCATTCATCTGTGA
- the Alg3 gene encoding dol-P-Man:Man(5)GlcNAc(2)-PP-Dol alpha-1,3-mannosyltransferase isoform X1, whose product MAAGLRKRGPPGSVAQPAGLWKQWLQRAWQECCRLLREPRYTLLVASCLCLAEVGITFWVIHRVAYTEIDWKAYMAQVEGVLNGTHDYTQLQGDTGPLVYPAGFVYIFMVLYYATGQGTDIPMAQNIFAVLYLVTLLLVFLIYHQTSKVPPFVFFFMCCASYRVHSIFVLRLFNDPVAMALLFLSVNLFLAHRWSWGCCCFSLAVSVKMNVLLFAPGLLFLLLTQFGFRGALPKLAICAAIQVVLGLPFLLENPIGYLSRSFDLGRQFLFQWTVNWRFLPEAIFLHRAFHLALLAAHLTLLLLFALCRWHRTGESILSLLKDPSKRKVPPQPLTPNQIVSTLFTSNFIGICFSRSLHYQFYVWYFHTLPYLLWAMPVRWLTHLLRLLVLGLIELSWNTYPSTSFSSASLHICHAVILLQLWLSPQSSPKNIQPSRKTH is encoded by the exons ATGGCTGCTGGGCTACGGAAACGCGGCCCGCCGGGTTCTGTCGCCCAGCCGGCAGGACTCTGGAAACAGTGGCTGCAGCGGGCCTGGCAAGAATGCTGCCGTCTGCTGCGGGAGCCACGCTACACACTGCTGGTGGCCTCCTGCCTTTGCCTAGCAGAGGTGGGCATCACCTTCTGGGTCATTCACAGGGTGGCAT ACACAGAGATTGACTGGAAAGCCTACATGGCCCAGGTGGAGGGTGTCCTCAATGGTACACATGACTACACACAGCTGCAGGGTGACACCGGACCTCTTGT CTACCCCGCTGGTTTTGTGTACATCTTTATGGTGCTGTACTATGCGACTGGCCAGGGCACTGACATCCCGATGGCCCAGAACATCTTTGCTGTGCTCTACCTTGTCACCTTGCTGCTTGTTTTCTTGATATACCACCAAACCTCCAAG GTACCTCCCTTCGTCTTTTTCTTCATGTGTTGTGCCTCTTACCGTGTCCACTCCATCTTTGTACTGCGGCTCTTCAATGACCCAGTGGCTATGGCATTGCTCTTCCTAAGCGTCAACCTCTTCCTGGCACACCGCTGGAGTTGGGGCTGCTGCTGTTTCAG CCTGGCCGTCTCTGTGAAGATGAATGTTCTGCTCTTCGCCCCTGGgttgctttttcttctccttacTCAGTTTGGCTTCCGTGGTGCCCTCCCCAAGCTGGCCATCTGTGCTGCTATTCAG GTGGTGCTGGGACTGCCCTTCCTGCTGGAGAACCCCATTGGCTACCTATCCCGCTCCTTTGACCTTGGCCGTCAGTTTCTCTTCCAATGGACGGTGAACTGGCGCTTCCTTCCTGAGGCCATCTTCCTGCACCGCGCCTTCCATCTGGCCCTGTTGGCCGCCCATCTTACCCTCCTCTTGCTCTTTGCCCTCTGTAGGTGGCACAG AACAGGGGAAAGTATTCTGTCGCTGCTGAAGGATCCTTCCAAAAGGAAAGTTCCCCCCCAACCCCTCACACCTAAC CAGATCGTCTCCACCCTCTTCACCTCCAATTTCATTGGCATCTGCTTTAGCCGCTCCCTCCACTACCAGTTTTATGTCTGGTATTTCCACACACTGCCCTACCTCCTGTGGGCTATGCCTGTGCGCTGGCTCACACACCTGCTCAG GTTGCTGGTGCTGGGACTCATTGAGCTTTCCTGGAACACATACCCATCCACATCCTTCAGCTCTGCCTCCCTGCACATATGCCACGCTGTCATCctgctgcagctctggctgtcccccCAGTCTTCCCCCAAGAACATCCAGCCTAGCCGGaaaactcactga
- the Alg3 gene encoding dol-P-Man:Man(5)GlcNAc(2)-PP-Dol alpha-1,3-mannosyltransferase isoform X2: MLPSAAGATLHTAGGLLPLPSRDTEIDWKAYMAQVEGVLNGTHDYTQLQGDTGPLVYPAGFVYIFMVLYYATGQGTDIPMAQNIFAVLYLVTLLLVFLIYHQTSKVPPFVFFFMCCASYRVHSIFVLRLFNDPVAMALLFLSVNLFLAHRWSWGCCCFSLAVSVKMNVLLFAPGLLFLLLTQFGFRGALPKLAICAAIQVVLGLPFLLENPIGYLSRSFDLGRQFLFQWTVNWRFLPEAIFLHRAFHLALLAAHLTLLLLFALCRWHRTGESILSLLKDPSKRKVPPQPLTPNQIVSTLFTSNFIGICFSRSLHYQFYVWYFHTLPYLLWAMPVRWLTHLLRLLVLGLIELSWNTYPSTSFSSASLHICHAVILLQLWLSPQSSPKNIQPSRKTH, translated from the exons ATGCTGCCGTCTGCTGCGGGAGCCACGCTACACACTGCTGGTGGCCTCCTGCCTTTGCCTAGCAGAG ACACAGAGATTGACTGGAAAGCCTACATGGCCCAGGTGGAGGGTGTCCTCAATGGTACACATGACTACACACAGCTGCAGGGTGACACCGGACCTCTTGT CTACCCCGCTGGTTTTGTGTACATCTTTATGGTGCTGTACTATGCGACTGGCCAGGGCACTGACATCCCGATGGCCCAGAACATCTTTGCTGTGCTCTACCTTGTCACCTTGCTGCTTGTTTTCTTGATATACCACCAAACCTCCAAG GTACCTCCCTTCGTCTTTTTCTTCATGTGTTGTGCCTCTTACCGTGTCCACTCCATCTTTGTACTGCGGCTCTTCAATGACCCAGTGGCTATGGCATTGCTCTTCCTAAGCGTCAACCTCTTCCTGGCACACCGCTGGAGTTGGGGCTGCTGCTGTTTCAG CCTGGCCGTCTCTGTGAAGATGAATGTTCTGCTCTTCGCCCCTGGgttgctttttcttctccttacTCAGTTTGGCTTCCGTGGTGCCCTCCCCAAGCTGGCCATCTGTGCTGCTATTCAG GTGGTGCTGGGACTGCCCTTCCTGCTGGAGAACCCCATTGGCTACCTATCCCGCTCCTTTGACCTTGGCCGTCAGTTTCTCTTCCAATGGACGGTGAACTGGCGCTTCCTTCCTGAGGCCATCTTCCTGCACCGCGCCTTCCATCTGGCCCTGTTGGCCGCCCATCTTACCCTCCTCTTGCTCTTTGCCCTCTGTAGGTGGCACAG AACAGGGGAAAGTATTCTGTCGCTGCTGAAGGATCCTTCCAAAAGGAAAGTTCCCCCCCAACCCCTCACACCTAAC CAGATCGTCTCCACCCTCTTCACCTCCAATTTCATTGGCATCTGCTTTAGCCGCTCCCTCCACTACCAGTTTTATGTCTGGTATTTCCACACACTGCCCTACCTCCTGTGGGCTATGCCTGTGCGCTGGCTCACACACCTGCTCAG GTTGCTGGTGCTGGGACTCATTGAGCTTTCCTGGAACACATACCCATCCACATCCTTCAGCTCTGCCTCCCTGCACATATGCCACGCTGTCATCctgctgcagctctggctgtcccccCAGTCTTCCCCCAAGAACATCCAGCCTAGCCGGaaaactcactga